A window of [Clostridium] innocuum genomic DNA:
GGATTATGTCTGCGGTTCCATTGACGAGGATGGACTATATCACTTCTGTAAAGAGATGGAATGGATATAGGAGAAGTCCTGCAGTTTCTGGAGAATCTGCTTTTTGTTGTGCTATAATAGACATGAACAACTGAGAGAGGAGAGGCAGTATGAAATTAACAAATAATCGTTATGAGGTGACCTTTACTGCGAAGGGTGGAGAAATTGAAAGCTTTACCGATCTGGAAACCGGCATTCAGTATATGTGGCAGGGACATCCGGATTATTGGACAGGGAAAAATCCAGGTCTGTTTCCTCTGGTAGGCAATACGCTGGATGGCACCTATGAAATGGATGGCAAAACATATGCAATGAAAAATCACGGTCTGGTTCGCTATGCGACGCTCGACTGTGTATGCGATGATGGAAAAGAGGTCATCATGGCATTTGACAGCAGTGCGGAAACAAAAGCACAGTACCCCTTCGATTTTCATTATGAGGTAGGCTATGCACTGCAGGATGATACCCTTACGGTAACCTATCGTATCACGAACACCGGAGAACGGGACATGCCGTTTACATTCGGGCTGCATCCCGGCTTCAATTGTCCGTTGTGTGAGGGAGAGGCGTTTGAGGACTATACCATGCGTTTTTCGAATCCGGAGAAGCTGAAGCAGCTGGTGTTTGATCCTGAAAAGAAGAAACCGTATACGCTGGAGGATGTGGAGCTGCAGACGATACCTTGCAGCTATGAGGAAATCGAGAAATATGCGACGCTGATCTATCAGGGGATGAAAAGCTCCTATCTGACATTATCCGGACCGAACAACCACGGTGTGCGCATTTCCATCAGCGGCTATCCGTATCTGGCAATCTGGACAGCGAAAAAGAATGCGCCGTTTATCTGTCTGGAGCCGTGGTACGGCCATGCGGACTTTTCAAGGGTGGAGGAAGACTTCTCCCATCGTGAGGGAACGATGACACTTTCCGCAGGAAAAACATTCACAACCGCATATACAATTCAGGTATTTTAAAAAAACAGGGATATGCAGAAAGCGTGCTTCCTAAGCCGGATATGGGATAGGAGGAAGGCTCTTTGCATATCCTTTTTCATGCCGTGGCAGTAGCGCTTTTCATGCGGTGATGAAAAACCTACAGACTGTTTTAATTACCCTGCTCCTTGCAGAACAGATATCATGCTGCGGATGAAGGACAGAAAGAGGCAGTTGTGCGTTCATACACAGGGGCTGCTTCCGGCAATTGAGATTTCAAGGGCTTGGCAGGCACTGGGAGCCCTTTTCTGAATT
This region includes:
- a CDS encoding aldose 1-epimerase family protein, with amino-acid sequence MKLTNNRYEVTFTAKGGEIESFTDLETGIQYMWQGHPDYWTGKNPGLFPLVGNTLDGTYEMDGKTYAMKNHGLVRYATLDCVCDDGKEVIMAFDSSAETKAQYPFDFHYEVGYALQDDTLTVTYRITNTGERDMPFTFGLHPGFNCPLCEGEAFEDYTMRFSNPEKLKQLVFDPEKKKPYTLEDVELQTIPCSYEEIEKYATLIYQGMKSSYLTLSGPNNHGVRISISGYPYLAIWTAKKNAPFICLEPWYGHADFSRVEEDFSHREGTMTLSAGKTFTTAYTIQVF